In Vibrio gangliei, a single window of DNA contains:
- the tilS gene encoding tRNA lysidine(34) synthetase TilS, with the protein MLYTTFYHTLKPYLADNPNLVLGLSGGLDSRVLLHLLAQLKSQRPQIQIKAVHVHHGLSTNADAWLIQCQQWAQDSQIEFVAERVNVNTATRVSLEQAAREARYQALAKHINGNDLLLTAHHQGDQLETFLLALKRGSGPKGLASMAHAMPFAKGSLVRPLLNISREELQAYANECQLNWVEDESNQDTRFDRNFIRHEIAPALKQRWPNIEKSVARSAALCAQQENLLKELLNERYQGLLSHDGSVAINELQKQSEACRNAILRLWLQEQGFTMPSEKQLQQIWHNVALSKPDAAPILTYGNTQIGRHQHQLYAFNQCPDLSDFNVQWDIATPLTLPHDLGQLVLKPLFNNQEFNNQEIKQEDGNLNQAEQKNDFDVQSLKAKSIQTLSLPHRLRVLNVTFSATGIHAHPEGRPYGRALKKLLQDWSIPTWQRQQIPFLVDDNELVAAVGLCVGQAYSGVEYQLLWLPSD; encoded by the coding sequence ATGCTGTACACGACGTTTTATCACACCTTGAAGCCTTATCTTGCCGATAATCCCAATTTGGTGTTGGGATTGAGCGGTGGCCTAGATTCACGTGTGTTACTGCATTTATTAGCTCAGTTAAAGTCTCAACGTCCCCAAATTCAAATCAAAGCTGTTCATGTTCATCACGGTTTAAGCACCAATGCGGATGCTTGGTTAATTCAGTGTCAGCAATGGGCGCAAGACAGCCAAATTGAATTTGTTGCTGAACGAGTGAATGTGAACACGGCAACTCGAGTGAGTTTAGAGCAAGCTGCAAGAGAAGCTCGCTATCAAGCCTTAGCCAAACATATTAATGGGAACGATTTATTGCTGACCGCGCATCATCAAGGCGACCAGCTCGAAACCTTCTTATTGGCGCTGAAGCGCGGTAGTGGGCCTAAAGGGTTAGCATCCATGGCACACGCAATGCCTTTTGCTAAGGGTAGCTTGGTTCGTCCGTTATTGAATATTTCTAGGGAAGAGTTACAGGCTTATGCTAATGAGTGCCAACTGAATTGGGTGGAAGATGAAAGCAATCAAGATACCCGCTTTGATCGTAACTTTATCCGCCATGAAATTGCACCCGCATTAAAACAGCGTTGGCCGAATATTGAAAAATCGGTCGCGAGAAGTGCTGCTTTGTGCGCTCAACAAGAAAATCTGCTTAAAGAGCTGCTAAATGAGCGTTATCAGGGCTTATTAAGTCATGATGGCTCAGTTGCTATCAATGAATTGCAAAAGCAGTCAGAGGCTTGCAGAAACGCAATTTTACGATTGTGGCTACAAGAACAAGGCTTCACTATGCCAAGTGAAAAGCAGCTACAGCAAATTTGGCATAACGTCGCATTATCCAAGCCTGATGCCGCTCCTATTTTGACTTATGGCAATACTCAAATTGGTCGACATCAACATCAATTGTATGCCTTTAATCAATGCCCAGATTTATCTGATTTTAATGTGCAATGGGATATCGCCACCCCGTTGACTTTGCCACATGATTTGGGGCAGCTGGTATTGAAGCCCCTGTTTAATAATCAAGAGTTTAATAACCAAGAGATTAAGCAAGAAGATGGTAATCTCAATCAGGCTGAACAGAAAAACGATTTCGATGTTCAATCGTTAAAGGCAAAGAGCATTCAAACCCTGTCTCTACCACACCGTTTACGAGTATTGAATGTGACGTTCTCTGCTACTGGTATTCACGCACATCCAGAAGGCAGACCTTATGGGCGAGCCTTGAAAAAATTATTGCAAGATTGGTCAATTCCAACCTGGCAACGTCAGCAGATCCCATTTTTAGTCGATGATAATGAATTAGTTGCCGCAGTAGGCTTGTGTGTCGGTCAAGCCTACAGTGGCGTCGAATATCAATTATTGTGGCTGCCGTCGGATTGA
- the rnhB gene encoding ribonuclease HII: MSVELPPFEYPQGYTLFAGVDEVGRGPLVGAVVTAAVILDPNNPIDGLTDSKKLTEKKRLALLPEIKQKALAWSLGRCEAWEIDELNILQATMVAMQRAVAGLNLQPDHVLIDGNRCPELSMPSLAVVKGDLRVAEISAASIIAKVARDEEMKQLDAQFPMFGFAKHNGYPTKAHMLAIEQHDINQMPELLAQYRKSYKPVKKVLGLVE, from the coding sequence ATGAGTGTTGAATTGCCACCATTTGAATACCCGCAAGGCTACACATTGTTTGCTGGGGTCGATGAAGTCGGCCGAGGCCCATTGGTGGGCGCTGTAGTGACCGCAGCGGTGATTCTCGATCCTAATAATCCCATTGATGGCCTGACTGATTCTAAGAAATTAACTGAAAAGAAACGTTTAGCCTTATTACCCGAAATCAAACAAAAAGCGCTCGCTTGGTCTTTAGGCCGTTGTGAGGCTTGGGAAATTGATGAGCTAAATATCTTACAGGCGACCATGGTGGCGATGCAGCGTGCAGTGGCTGGATTGAACCTTCAGCCCGATCATGTCTTAATTGATGGGAACCGTTGCCCTGAACTGTCTATGCCTAGCTTAGCCGTGGTAAAAGGGGACTTGCGTGTGGCTGAAATCAGCGCCGCTTCGATTATCGCGAAAGTTGCGCGCGATGAAGAAATGAAACAACTTGATGCTCAATTTCCCATGTTTGGTTTTGCTAAGCATAATGGTTACCCAACCAAAGCGCATATGTTGGCGATAGAACAACATGATATAAACCAAATGCCTGAATTATTGGCTCAATATCGTAAAAGCTATAAACCAGTGAAAAAGGTGCTTGGGTTAGTCGAATAA
- the lpxB gene encoding lipid-A-disaccharide synthase, with protein sequence MTRRLRIGIVAGELSGDILGAGLIKAVKKIHPDAEFVGIGGPQMIEQGCDSLFDMEELSVMGLVEVLGRLTRILKIKKSIVDYFTQNPPDVFIGIDAPDFNLRVELPLKQAGIKTVHYVSPSVWAWRQNRIHGIAKATNLVLAFLPFEKAFYDKFNVPCEFVGHTLADAIPLETDKTAARDTLSLEQDKTWLAVLPGSRNAELKMLCEPFMQTCQRLAKQYPNLGFVVALVNQKRREQFEQAWKQYAPELHFELRDGTARTVIEASDVVMLASGTVALECMLVNRPMVVGYRVNAISAFIARRMLKTKYVSLPNILADKELVKEFLQEECTPENLANEVSRLMTDEGKAMQASFHEMHQWIRKDADTQAAKAVLNLIDPNLLHKEANA encoded by the coding sequence ATGACACGTCGATTAAGAATTGGCATTGTTGCGGGTGAGTTGTCGGGAGACATACTAGGGGCTGGCCTAATTAAAGCGGTGAAAAAGATTCATCCGGATGCCGAATTTGTGGGTATCGGTGGACCGCAAATGATCGAGCAAGGCTGCGATTCTTTATTTGATATGGAAGAATTGTCTGTGATGGGGCTGGTTGAAGTACTTGGCCGTTTGACGCGCATTCTGAAAATCAAAAAATCTATTGTCGATTACTTTACTCAAAATCCGCCAGATGTATTTATTGGGATTGATGCTCCAGATTTTAACCTGCGTGTAGAGTTGCCGCTCAAACAAGCTGGAATTAAAACCGTGCATTATGTCAGCCCATCGGTTTGGGCTTGGCGTCAAAACCGTATTCATGGTATTGCCAAAGCGACCAACCTAGTTTTGGCTTTCTTGCCTTTTGAAAAAGCCTTCTATGATAAATTTAACGTGCCGTGTGAGTTTGTTGGCCATACTTTAGCCGATGCTATTCCGCTTGAAACCGATAAAACAGCGGCGCGTGACACCTTAAGTTTAGAGCAAGATAAAACCTGGCTCGCGGTTTTGCCAGGTAGCCGTAATGCCGAATTGAAAATGCTTTGCGAACCTTTTATGCAAACTTGCCAACGTTTAGCGAAGCAATACCCTAATTTGGGTTTTGTGGTCGCGTTAGTGAACCAAAAACGTCGAGAGCAATTTGAGCAAGCATGGAAACAATATGCCCCAGAGTTGCATTTTGAACTGCGTGATGGCACCGCTAGAACCGTGATTGAAGCGTCTGATGTCGTCATGTTGGCATCTGGTACTGTGGCACTTGAGTGTATGTTAGTGAATCGCCCAATGGTGGTTGGCTATCGTGTTAATGCTATTAGTGCGTTTATCGCTCGCCGCATGTTGAAAACCAAATATGTCTCTCTTCCAAATATCTTGGCCGATAAAGAGCTGGTGAAAGAGTTTTTGCAAGAAGAGTGCACACCGGAAAATCTGGCTAATGAAGTGTCTCGCTTAATGACGGATGAAGGTAAGGCGATGCAAGCATCATTCCATGAAATGCACCAATGGATTCGTAAAGATGCCGATACGCAAGCAGCAAAAGCAGTATTGAATTTGATCGATCCTAATTTATTGCATAAAGAGGCAAACGCATGA
- the accA gene encoding acetyl-CoA carboxylase carboxyl transferase subunit alpha — translation MSLDFLEFEKPIVELEAKIEALREGSLHGGDTSVDLGKEISQLEAKSLELKKKIFGNLGAWQVAQLARHPKRPYTLDYIENVFTEFDELAGDRAYADDKAIVGGLARLDGRPVMVIGHQKGRETKEKVRRNFGMPRPEGYRKALRLMEMAERFNIPVITFIDTAGAYPGVGAEERGQSEAIARNLKVMSGLKVPVICNVVGEGGSGGALAIGVGDYVNMLQYSTYSVISPEGCASILWRDSDKAPQAAEAMGLIAPRLKDLGLIDTVIEEPLGGAHRDYVGMAENMKATLLAQLEELDGLDNDNLLERRYQRLMSYGYC, via the coding sequence ATGAGCCTAGATTTTCTTGAATTTGAAAAACCCATTGTTGAACTAGAAGCAAAAATTGAAGCTTTACGTGAAGGGTCACTTCATGGCGGTGATACATCTGTTGATTTGGGTAAAGAAATCAGCCAACTAGAAGCGAAAAGTTTAGAGCTAAAGAAAAAAATCTTTGGCAACTTAGGTGCATGGCAAGTTGCTCAACTTGCGCGTCACCCAAAACGTCCGTATACGCTTGATTATATCGAAAACGTATTTACTGAATTTGATGAGCTGGCAGGTGACCGTGCTTATGCCGATGATAAAGCTATCGTTGGTGGTTTAGCTCGTTTAGATGGTCGCCCTGTGATGGTGATTGGTCATCAAAAAGGTCGTGAAACCAAAGAAAAAGTGCGTCGTAACTTTGGTATGCCACGCCCTGAAGGTTACCGTAAAGCATTACGTTTAATGGAAATGGCGGAACGTTTTAATATCCCAGTGATTACCTTTATCGATACCGCGGGTGCATACCCTGGTGTTGGTGCAGAAGAACGTGGTCAATCGGAAGCTATCGCACGTAACCTAAAAGTGATGTCTGGCTTAAAAGTACCCGTCATTTGTAATGTTGTTGGTGAAGGCGGCTCAGGTGGCGCATTGGCAATCGGTGTGGGCGATTACGTTAACATGCTGCAATACTCTACGTATTCTGTTATTTCACCGGAAGGTTGTGCTTCTATCTTATGGCGTGATTCAGATAAAGCACCACAAGCCGCTGAAGCGATGGGCTTGATTGCTCCTCGTCTAAAAGATCTTGGCTTGATCGATACTGTTATCGAAGAGCCTCTAGGTGGCGCACATCGTGATTACGTTGGTATGGCGGAAAACATGAAAGCAACGCTATTAGCGCAACTTGAAGAGCTTGATGGTTTAGATAATGACAACCTGCTTGAGCGTCGTTATCAACGTTTGATGAGCTACGGCTACTGTTAA
- the fabZ gene encoding 3-hydroxyacyl-ACP dehydratase FabZ produces MTTEKKTLDITEIRELLPHRYPFLLIDRVTDYQEEKYLVALKNVSVNEPQFTGHFPQLPIFPGVLILEAMAQATGLLAFKSFGAPAENELYYFASIDNAKFRKPVVPGDQLVIEVEFIKDRRGIALFNGVAKVDGAVVCSAELKCARREF; encoded by the coding sequence TTGACTACAGAAAAGAAAACCCTCGATATTACGGAAATCCGCGAACTGCTTCCTCATCGTTACCCATTCCTATTGATTGACCGTGTAACGGATTACCAAGAAGAAAAATACCTTGTAGCACTGAAAAATGTGTCAGTAAATGAGCCGCAGTTTACCGGCCATTTCCCTCAACTTCCTATTTTCCCTGGTGTGCTTATTTTAGAGGCGATGGCGCAAGCAACTGGCTTGTTAGCTTTTAAATCATTCGGTGCACCCGCTGAAAATGAACTGTATTACTTTGCAAGTATTGATAACGCGAAATTCCGCAAACCTGTTGTACCGGGTGATCAACTAGTGATTGAAGTGGAATTCATTAAGGACCGTCGTGGTATCGCACTGTTTAATGGTGTGGCTAAAGTTGATGGTGCGGTTGTCTGCTCTGCTGAACTAAAATGCGCGCGTCGCGAATTCTAA
- the lpxA gene encoding acyl-ACP--UDP-N-acetylglucosamine O-acyltransferase translates to MIHETAQIHPSAVIEEGVKIGANVKVGPFTYIGADVEIGEGTEVYSHVVIKGPTVIGKDNKIFQFASIGEACQDLKYKGEPTKLVIGDRNIIRESVTMHRGTTQDKGITQVGSDNLFMINVHIAHDCVVGNRCIFANNATLAGHVTVRDFAIIGGMSAVHQFCQIGQHSMVGGASGVAQDVPPFVIAQGNHAKPYGVNFEGLKRRGFEKPEIHAIRRAYKSLYRNKNTIEEAKAEMAEDAAQFESVQAMVDFIEASTRGIVR, encoded by the coding sequence ATGATTCATGAAACCGCTCAAATCCATCCTTCTGCTGTTATTGAAGAAGGCGTTAAGATCGGCGCTAACGTAAAAGTAGGTCCTTTTACCTACATTGGTGCTGATGTTGAGATTGGCGAAGGCACTGAAGTGTATTCGCATGTTGTAATCAAAGGCCCAACGGTCATTGGTAAAGATAACAAAATTTTCCAATTCGCTTCGATCGGTGAAGCTTGTCAAGATCTCAAGTACAAAGGTGAACCAACCAAACTTGTGATTGGTGACCGTAACATTATCCGTGAAAGCGTGACAATGCACCGTGGTACTACTCAAGATAAAGGTATCACTCAAGTGGGTAGTGATAACTTATTTATGATTAACGTTCACATCGCTCATGACTGTGTGGTTGGAAATCGTTGTATTTTCGCTAACAACGCAACCTTAGCAGGCCATGTGACAGTACGTGATTTTGCTATTATTGGCGGCATGTCGGCGGTACACCAATTCTGTCAAATCGGTCAGCACAGTATGGTTGGCGGAGCATCTGGCGTCGCGCAAGACGTACCTCCATTTGTGATTGCACAAGGTAACCACGCCAAACCTTACGGTGTAAACTTTGAAGGTTTGAAGCGTCGTGGTTTTGAAAAGCCTGAAATTCATGCTATTCGTCGCGCTTATAAGTCTTTATATCGTAATAAAAACACCATTGAAGAAGCGAAAGCAGAAATGGCCGAAGATGCAGCACAGTTTGAATCAGTACAAGCCATGGTTGATTTTATCGAAGCATCTACGCGTGGTATCGTTCGCTAA
- the lpxD gene encoding UDP-3-O-(3-hydroxymyristoyl)glucosamine N-acyltransferase — MPKLTLAELAAITGGELHGDGAVTVSTIAAMDKAGEGQITFLTNAKYRKHLSACQASAILIKSSELELCQTNAIVVPDPYLAFALVAQALDTTPEPAERIEPSAAIAADAKLGEGVCIGHNAVIESGVELGDNVVIGAGCFIGKNAKIGANTKMWANVSIYHNVVIGESCLIQSNTVIGADGFGYANNRGEWVKIPQLGSVVIGNRVEIGSCTTIDRGAIDDTVIEDNVIIDNHLQIAHNVHIGYGTAMAGCTTVAGSVKIGKYCIIGGASVLNGHIEIADGVTITGMGMVMRSISEKGIYSSGIPLQTNREWRKTAARTLKIEDMHKRLKALEKKLED; from the coding sequence ATGCCAAAACTGACTCTTGCTGAACTAGCAGCAATTACTGGTGGCGAATTACATGGAGACGGTGCTGTCACCGTTTCCACAATAGCTGCTATGGACAAAGCGGGCGAAGGGCAAATTACCTTTTTGACCAACGCAAAGTACCGTAAACACCTCAGCGCGTGCCAAGCGAGTGCGATTTTAATTAAATCAAGCGAGCTAGAGCTTTGCCAAACTAACGCAATTGTTGTGCCTGATCCCTATCTTGCTTTTGCCTTGGTTGCACAAGCACTCGATACTACACCTGAACCAGCGGAGCGTATTGAACCAAGTGCGGCGATTGCGGCGGATGCTAAGTTAGGTGAAGGTGTATGCATCGGGCATAACGCAGTGATCGAATCAGGTGTAGAGCTTGGCGATAACGTGGTGATTGGCGCTGGGTGCTTCATCGGTAAAAATGCCAAAATTGGTGCTAATACCAAAATGTGGGCCAATGTGAGTATTTACCATAATGTCGTCATTGGTGAGTCTTGTTTGATTCAATCTAATACCGTGATTGGTGCCGATGGTTTTGGTTATGCGAATAACCGTGGTGAGTGGGTGAAAATCCCTCAGCTTGGCTCGGTGGTGATCGGTAATCGAGTTGAAATCGGCTCTTGTACCACCATCGACCGTGGTGCGATTGACGATACGGTGATTGAAGATAACGTCATTATTGATAACCATCTTCAAATAGCTCATAACGTTCATATTGGTTATGGCACCGCAATGGCTGGTTGTACCACTGTGGCAGGTAGTGTCAAAATTGGTAAGTACTGTATTATTGGCGGCGCATCCGTGCTTAATGGGCATATTGAAATTGCAGATGGCGTAACGATTACGGGTATGGGCATGGTGATGCGTAGTATCAGTGAGAAAGGCATCTATTCATCAGGCATTCCATTGCAAACCAATAGAGAATGGCGCAAAACGGCAGCGCGTACTTTGAAAATTGAAGATATGCACAAACGTTTAAAAGCATTAGAAAAGAAATTAGAAGACTAG
- the dnaE gene encoding DNA polymerase III subunit alpha, giving the protein MSDPKFVHLRVHSDFSMVDGLSKVPPLVKKVAELGMPAMALTDFTNLCGLVKFYSTAHGCGIKPIVGADFTLQSPEFGDELTRLTILAKDNVGYKNLTLLISEAYQRGHVQHQPVIDKEWLVNHKEGLIILSGGRVGEVGRALLKGNQALLDSCLEFYQTHFPDHFYLELTRTGRPDEETYLHFALDIAEKHDLPVVATNEVVFLTPDQFDAHEIRVAIHDGYTLEDPRRPKNYSSQQYLRTEDEMFELFKDIPEALQNSVEIAKRCNVTVRLGEYFLPAFPTEGMKETEFLVMKSREGLEERLEFLFPDEKVRLEKRPEYDERLQVELDVINQMGFPGYFLIVMEFIQWSKDNGIPVGPGRGSGAGSLVAYALKITDLDPLEYDLLFERFLNPERVSMPDFDVDFCMDKRDRVIDHVAEMYGRDAVSQIITFGTMAAKAVIRDVGRVLGHPYGFVDRISKLVPPDPGMTLAKAFEAEPQLPELYEADEEVKELIDMCRILEGCTRNAGKHAGGVVISPTTITDFAPIYCDAEGHFPVTQFDKNDVEYAGLVKFDFLGLRTLTIIDWALGLINPRLEKEGKDLVRIESIDLADPASFRLLQNSETTAVFQLESRGMKDLIKRLQPDCFEDIIALVALFRPGPLQSGMVDNFIDRKHGREEVSYPDSTWQHESLKETLEPTYGIILYQEQVMQIAQILAGYTLGGADMLRRAMGKKKPEEMAKQRSVFKEGAEKNGVDGELAMKIFDLVEKFAGYGFNKSHSAAYALVSYQTLWLKTHYPAEFMAAVMTADMDNTEKVVGLVDECIRMNLKVLPPDVNSGLYRFNVNENGEIVYGIGAIKGVGEGPIENIISCREQGGYFKDLFDFCARVDLKKCNKRVIEKLIQAGALDRLGPHRAAMMASLDEAVKAAGQFHQAEAFGQSDMFGVLTEAPEEVEQAYAQVPEWPEKVWLEGERATLGLYLTGHPVNAYLKELSTYTQCRLNDLQPTRRDQSMTVAGLVIASRVMTTKRGTRIGLMTLDDRSGRLEVMLFSDALERYAELLEQDKIVVVSGQVSFDDFNGGLKMSAREVMSLADAREKYAKGLSISIEQSQIDGQFFDKFSQILEPYRAGTVPVNIYYQRQDARAKLSLGVEWRVTPDDNLLDELKLLLGTKQVELEFN; this is encoded by the coding sequence ATGTCTGATCCTAAGTTTGTACATCTTCGCGTTCACAGTGACTTTTCAATGGTCGATGGCCTCTCGAAAGTCCCACCGCTAGTGAAAAAAGTAGCGGAGCTTGGCATGCCTGCCATGGCCCTCACTGATTTTACAAACTTGTGTGGTTTGGTGAAGTTTTACAGCACAGCGCATGGTTGTGGTATTAAGCCGATTGTTGGCGCTGATTTTACCTTGCAATCACCGGAATTCGGCGATGAATTAACCCGTTTAACCATTTTGGCAAAAGATAATGTCGGCTATAAAAACCTAACATTATTGATTTCAGAAGCCTATCAGCGTGGTCACGTTCAGCATCAACCTGTGATTGATAAAGAATGGCTGGTGAATCATAAAGAAGGCTTGATCATCCTATCTGGTGGGCGAGTTGGGGAAGTCGGTCGTGCTTTACTCAAAGGTAATCAAGCATTATTAGACAGCTGCCTTGAATTTTATCAAACCCATTTTCCGGATCATTTCTATTTAGAACTCACTCGTACTGGACGCCCTGATGAAGAAACGTATCTTCATTTTGCGCTCGACATCGCTGAAAAGCATGATTTGCCGGTGGTGGCGACCAATGAAGTCGTTTTTCTCACGCCAGATCAATTTGATGCGCACGAAATTCGTGTCGCGATTCACGATGGCTATACGCTAGAAGATCCACGTCGACCTAAAAACTACAGTTCACAGCAATATTTACGTACAGAAGATGAAATGTTCGAACTGTTTAAAGACATTCCGGAAGCTCTGCAAAACAGTGTTGAAATCGCTAAGCGCTGTAACGTAACGGTACGTCTTGGTGAATACTTCTTACCTGCGTTCCCAACGGAAGGCATGAAAGAAACCGAATTCTTGGTCATGAAATCTCGCGAAGGTTTGGAAGAGCGTCTTGAGTTTTTATTTCCAGATGAAAAGGTTCGACTCGAAAAGCGTCCTGAATATGACGAGCGTTTACAAGTCGAATTAGACGTTATTAACCAAATGGGCTTCCCAGGTTACTTCTTGATCGTAATGGAGTTTATCCAGTGGTCAAAAGATAACGGCATCCCTGTAGGCCCAGGCCGTGGTTCTGGTGCGGGCTCATTGGTGGCGTACGCGTTAAAAATTACCGATCTTGACCCGCTGGAATATGACTTACTGTTCGAACGTTTCTTAAACCCAGAACGTGTCTCCATGCCCGATTTCGACGTCGATTTCTGTATGGATAAGCGTGACCGTGTGATCGACCACGTCGCGGAAATGTATGGCCGTGATGCCGTATCCCAGATCATTACATTCGGTACCATGGCTGCAAAAGCGGTTATTCGCGATGTAGGTCGAGTGCTAGGGCATCCGTATGGCTTTGTTGATCGTATTTCAAAATTAGTGCCGCCTGATCCTGGAATGACACTGGCCAAAGCATTTGAAGCGGAGCCACAATTGCCAGAGTTGTATGAAGCCGATGAAGAAGTTAAAGAACTCATCGACATGTGCCGTATTTTGGAAGGCTGTACCCGAAATGCCGGTAAGCACGCCGGGGGGGTGGTGATTTCACCAACCACCATTACCGATTTTGCACCCATTTATTGTGATGCAGAAGGGCATTTCCCCGTAACCCAGTTTGATAAGAATGACGTTGAATATGCGGGCTTGGTTAAGTTTGACTTCTTAGGCTTGCGCACATTAACCATCATTGACTGGGCGCTTGGGTTGATTAACCCTCGTTTAGAAAAAGAAGGCAAAGATCTGGTTCGAATTGAGTCGATTGATCTAGCCGATCCAGCTTCTTTCCGCTTACTGCAAAATTCAGAAACGACTGCGGTATTCCAGCTGGAATCTCGCGGCATGAAAGATTTGATCAAACGCCTTCAACCTGACTGTTTTGAAGACATCATCGCACTGGTAGCCTTGTTCCGCCCAGGCCCATTGCAGTCGGGCATGGTGGATAACTTTATTGACCGTAAACATGGCCGAGAAGAAGTCTCGTACCCTGATTCCACTTGGCAGCATGAATCTTTAAAAGAAACGTTAGAACCGACCTACGGCATCATTTTGTATCAAGAACAGGTGATGCAAATTGCCCAGATCTTGGCGGGTTACACGCTGGGTGGCGCGGACATGTTACGTCGTGCCATGGGCAAGAAAAAGCCAGAAGAAATGGCCAAGCAGCGTTCAGTCTTTAAAGAAGGTGCAGAGAAGAACGGTGTCGATGGCGAACTTGCCATGAAAATCTTCGACCTGGTAGAAAAGTTTGCTGGTTACGGGTTTAACAAATCGCACTCAGCCGCTTATGCGTTGGTTTCTTATCAAACGTTATGGCTTAAAACCCATTATCCTGCCGAGTTTATGGCGGCGGTAATGACGGCTGATATGGATAACACCGAAAAGGTGGTTGGTTTGGTGGATGAATGTATTCGCATGAATCTGAAAGTGCTTCCACCGGATGTGAATTCAGGCCTATATCGCTTTAACGTTAACGAGAATGGTGAGATCGTTTACGGTATTGGTGCAATTAAAGGGGTCGGTGAAGGTCCGATTGAAAATATCATCAGCTGTCGTGAACAAGGTGGTTATTTTAAAGATTTGTTTGATTTTTGCGCCCGTGTTGATCTTAAAAAATGCAATAAGCGCGTGATTGAAAAACTGATCCAAGCAGGCGCATTAGACCGATTAGGCCCACACCGAGCGGCGATGATGGCTTCACTCGATGAAGCAGTGAAAGCGGCTGGGCAGTTCCACCAAGCGGAAGCCTTTGGTCAATCTGATATGTTTGGTGTATTAACCGAGGCGCCGGAAGAGGTTGAGCAGGCTTACGCTCAAGTGCCGGAATGGCCTGAAAAAGTTTGGCTTGAAGGCGAACGAGCAACGTTAGGTTTGTATTTAACCGGGCATCCAGTTAATGCCTACTTGAAAGAGCTATCCACCTACACGCAATGTCGTTTAAATGATTTGCAACCGACGCGACGAGATCAAAGCATGACCGTTGCTGGGTTGGTGATTGCCTCGCGTGTGATGACGACAAAACGTGGCACACGAATAGGCCTGATGACACTCGACGATCGCTCTGGTCGCTTGGAGGTGATGTTATTCTCTGATGCGCTTGAACGCTATGCGGAATTGTTAGAACAAGATAAAATTGTCGTCGTTTCTGGACAGGTCAGCTTTGATGACTTCAATGGTGGGCTTAAAATGTCGGCTCGTGAAGTGATGAGTCTTGCGGATGCGCGTGAAAAATACGCCAAAGGATTATCAATTTCGATTGAACAATCACAAATTGACGGACAATTTTTCGACAAATTCAGTCAAATTTTAGAGCCATACCGAGCGGGTACGGTTCCGGTCAATATTTATTATCAGCGCCAAGATGCGAGAGCAAAATTGTCTTTGGGCGTCGAATGGCGAGTAACACCAGATGATAATTTATTGGATGAATTAAAACTTCTTCTTGGAACTAAGCAAGTAGAACTCGAATTTAACTAA
- the glnB gene encoding nitrogen regulatory protein P-II yields MKKIEAIIKPFKLDDVREALADVGITGMTVSEVKGFGRQKGHTELYRGAEYMVDFLPKVKLEIVVSDDVVDECIDCIMQTAQTGKIGDGKIFVTEVERVIRIRTGEEDDEAV; encoded by the coding sequence ATGAAAAAAATTGAAGCAATCATTAAGCCATTTAAACTTGATGATGTTCGTGAAGCCTTGGCTGATGTTGGCATTACAGGTATGACGGTGTCAGAAGTGAAAGGTTTTGGCCGTCAAAAAGGTCATACAGAGCTGTACCGTGGCGCGGAATACATGGTCGATTTTTTACCGAAAGTGAAACTGGAAATTGTGGTTTCAGATGACGTGGTTGATGAGTGCATTGATTGTATTATGCAAACCGCTCAAACCGGTAAAATTGGTGACGGCAAAATCTTTGTCACAGAGGTGGAGCGAGTTATTCGTATCCGCACTGGCGAAGAAGACGACGAAGCGGTATAA